The nucleotide sequence CCCGGACGTGTGGTCACACTGGGCGCGCTCTCACTATCGCCATCTCCTGGTGAACTCTGCAGGTTGCTGTGTTTGCAAGCAGATTCCCCCCAAATCCCGCCGCCCAGCACGGGGCGAGAGGCGCCCCGCTTCCCGCCCGGACCCGCGCTCACCGCAGTTGGTGTAGCCCACCAACGAGACGACCGGGAACTCCCGCCGCCGGCGCTGCCTCCCCAGCAGCTGTCTCTTCCTCCGGAGTCGCTCCAGGGCCCTGCGGAGCTTCATCTCCTTCTCCTTCAGGAGACGCTGCTGCACCTGCATGAAGGACTCCCCTGAAAGCACCAGCGGGCGGGTCAGCGAGCAGAACCGGGACGACGACGCGAGGGCAAAGGTGCCACGGACGGGGGATGGGGACGCGCTCTGGCCACTGGGACCCTCCCGGCTACTCCCACCCCGACACCTTCCTGCTCTGGGGGACGGGTCAGCCCTGGGGACGGCAGCCTCCCCTCTGACTTCTGCCCTCTGAGGTCACCTGGCTCCCCCAAAACGGGAGGAAGTGAGAGCCCGAGGGGACAGCCTGCGAAGGAGGACCCCACGATGACCACAGGGGCCTGAGAGGGGCCCCAGGACACACCACGTCCTGACCCCAGGACCGGGGAACGGGGCCTaattggaaacagggtctttgcagctgcgatgaagggaaggatggagaggagggcttcctggaggaggcggccctgaatcaaggctggagaggagggcttcctggaggaggcggccctgaatccaaGGACAGCATCCTcatcagagacagaagaggagacgcagacgcagaggagcagccccgtgaggacggaggcagagacgggagggaggcggccaccagcccagggaccctggagccccagatgctggaagaggcaggagggaccctcccctggagcctccggagggagcgcGGCCCTGTGACTGGGGAGGATGGACCCCTGGGGTTTAAGCCCTGGGTGTGTGGTCCTTTGTCTCGGCCGCCCTGGGACAACACCTCAATCCCTAGTTGGCTTGAATGTGAGCACAGGTGAGGCCCACGCGCAGCCCTCGCCCCATCAGGATCTCAGACGTCGTCCCTTCCTGGGGGCGGCTGCCGTCACCACCCCCTCCCCTGAGCGCGCAGAGAACGACCCGGGACGCATTACCTGAGCCCATGATGTAGCGAGAGCCCCGGCCCGGGCCGTCCAGACGGGCAACGTCACGTCTCAGGCTGGACCTGACAGGGAAACGGGGCGGCTCAGTGGACGTACAGGCCTGTtgtggggggcagggcaggggcgaCACGACAGAACTGAGGGTGAGCACGTGCTGCACGGGGACAGTGGCCGTGCCGGGGTCCCCCCTCCACAGGGCTTCATGGCCGGGGACAGAGGATCCCCCCCGGGGCGCAGGTCCTTGTGGGGGATGTGCTTGGTGCCCTTCCGTCCTTACCCCCCGGGCAGCGTCAAATGTGGAAATGAGAAGGGGTCCACATCTGTGGAGGCCCCGTGGTCGGCCGCCTACCTGAGGACGGGGAGCTCGGCCAGCGCCACCTGCAGCCGGGCCTCCCGTGTCCGCGCGTTGCAGCGGAAAATGTGCAGAACCACCGTGAACCGGTCAAACACCGGCACACCCCAGGCGGCTTCCAGTTCCTTCTGGAAAAGGAGAGTGAGCGAGTGAGTGGGCAGGGGGTCTGCGACAGGACCCCAGGCTGGGCGGACGTGGTCCTGTGTCCTCATATCCCTCCTGGTGGGATGTTGACCCGCCCGCCTGGCCCCCCAGGAGCCCGGGTACCTGGGTGGGCGCGCTCATCCTCTCCACGTTGAGGAAGACGGCGGTGACCTCGGGCGACCCCCTGATTCTCTCTGAGGGGAAGAGATGGTCTCATCACAGGTCTGTGACCCCAGCACGTCTGTCGCAGGACGGGGCTGCACGCGCTGGCTGTGCTCACGGGACATCCCGGACTCAGAGCATCGTATGTGGGATGTTGGGAGGCGGCTGAGGGGTCGATGGGGTCTGTCTTCAGGGGCGTGGGTCTCTGTCACACAGAGGGGAGGACACCCACCCGGGGGGACTGAGCGCGTCTACGGCCCAGGGGAACCTAGACGGGCCATCTGCAGGACTTGCTGCTCAGAACTGTTAGCCGAGGGCAGTTTGGGGTGGGGATGGTCAGGGTCCAGAGGTCAGGGTTCACAGCAGGGCACTGAGCGGCTGGCGAGCAGCCtagagaggggagggtggggctgggggcggcaGGGCGGCTCCCACCCTAAACTGTGTGGACAGCACCCTCAGGGCCTCCCTGACGTTCTGATCCCAGTGGCAGCTTTTCCCGAGTTCCCGTGAGGCTGCCTGCACCCGGCCCCGACAGCACCCCGCCGTGGCTGCGATCCCCGGGGAGAAGAGGGGACAGGAGGCCCGGGGCACGTGCGTGGGGCCCACCCGTCAGCTGCTCCAGGTTCCCTTTGCCGAACACGAGCTTCTTGTCGGGCGTCCTGGTGCGCACCACCATCGTCTCCACCACCGACCAGTTGTCCAGTGTGTGCACCAGCGCCCTCGCCTCCGCCACCTGCCACTCGGCTGTGGGGAGAGACGGGACCGTGTGAGGGACGcgtccctccccagccccacccagcactCCTGGGTCTGCTCCCCAGGCCCTGACGGCTTCCTCGGCCCGGTGTGCAGGTCCCCTCAGAAAGCACTGCAGTCAGCACATGACTCTCTTCTCCTGGGCACGACTGGCAGGcggggggcagaggggacaggGCAGCAGGGTGACGAGGAGCCGAAGCCAAGTGGGAATGCAAGCATGCACCCCTCTGTTGGAATCAGTGACCCGTCTGCTCAGTGAGGACCCCTGTGACCGGCTCCACGGCATCTGCTGTGAGGTGGCCCCTCAGGGCCCAGGGACCCCCCACACTCCCTGCAGGGCAGCTGGGAGCCCCCGAGGTGAGGAGTCGGTGGCCCCAGTGGCTGTCAGTGCCGGCCCGGCCCAGGAAAGACAGCGCCAACCCCTGGTCCCCATCCTCTAGACCTTGGATGTTGGGATCCCCCATCCTCTGTGCTGTGGGGCGAGTCCTCCAGCCTCTGTGCCATGGGGAGACAGGGTCTGCCCTCGTCTGGGCTGAGGGGAGGCACAATCTTCTGGAGTTTGAGTCCTGATGGGTCCCGTGGGTCTTCCCCACGTCCGCCCTCATGGTCGGTTGGATCAGCCCTTGGGCTCATCCCTGACTTCCCTCGTTCATCTCCACGCGCGCGGCCCATCGGCAAACCCTGCTCTTTCCCGACCTGCCCGGCCAGTCCCCAGCTCCCCGCTGGGTCTCTGCGCAGCCTCCCTGCTCCTTTGGGCTCCTCCCACAGCCACCTGCCCCGAAGGCTCGTCAAACACCACGTGGGGCCCCACCCTGTCACCCCTGGGTATCCactatttggaaaatgaaaactgAGATGCGCTTGCGAAGTTCCCAGCCCAGCGGCTCAGGTCACTGCAAGGCTGAGACCTCCCACAGGACGACAGGGCGCTTCCCTCCCCGACCTCCACAGCACGAGGCCTCGTCACCGCAGTTCCTTCTACTGGTACCTCACGCCCGGCATCCAGAAAAAATTACTGTGCCTACAAATAGACAAAAAAACACAGCGTGCACGCAGAGCAAGCGTCAGAACCAGACTTGGACGTGGCGCGGATGTCGGAATCATCGGCCTGGGAATTTAGAACAACTGTGGTTAacatgctaagggctctaatggataaagtaggcAGCGTGGAAGAACAGATGGGATAtgggagcagagagatggaaatcctagaAAAGAACCAGGAGAAAAACTAGACGTTGAACACACTGCAGCAGAAATGGAGCGTGGCTTTGACGGGGCTGAGGAAGGATCTGTGAGCTCGAGGACACGGCAGCAGCAAAAACTAAATGCTTCTGTCTGCAGAAGATGCTGCCAAGAGAGTGGGAGGTCAGCcctcagactgggagaagatatttgcagacaCATCTGGGAAAGACTGTCATcccaaacatacaaagaactctgaaaactcaacaataagaaaacaactggattaaaaaatgggccaaagactcAGACAAGCACCTCACCAAAGAcatacaggtggcaaataagcatataaaagatGCCGCACATcatagtcatcagggaaacgcaaacgAAAACAACGAGATTCCACCGCACGCCTATGAGAATGGCCGAAATGCAGGACGCTGACGACACCAGATGCTGACGAGGAGGTGGAGCCACAAGAACCCTCATTCGTGGCTGGTGGGCACGCAGAATGGTGCAGCCGCTCAGGAAGGCAGCTGGACATCTTCTTACCAAACTAAACCCACTCTCACCAAATGAGCAGCTGGTATTTACCCGAATGAGCTGAAACcttctgtccacacaaaaacctgcaggTGGATGCTTACAGCAGCTCGGAAGCATCCAAAGTGTCCTTCAGTGGGGAGTGGATAAACTGTGCTGCCGCCAGACAACGGAATGTtatcagcactaaaaagaaaagagctgtgaaccatgaaaagacgtggaggaacctaaatgcatgttactaagtggaagaagccagtctgaaaaggcgaCACAGCGTATGGCTGTAActctgtgacattctggaaaatggcAAAGCTGCAGGGACAGCAAAGATCCACGGCTGCCAGGGGTCggggaaggatgaataggagcacggaggatttttagggcagtgaaagtacTCTGTATGGTATGATGTTGGTGGATGCATGtgttacacatttgtccaaacctggagaacgtacaacaccaagagtgaaccctaagggaGACCATGGACTTTGGGCGACAATGATGTGTCAACGCAGGTCCAGCAGTTGTGACAAATGCACCATCTAGTGGGGAACACTGATAACGGGAGAGGCTGTCAGAGTGTGGGGCAGAAGGGATATGGGAAATGtctaccttcccctcaattttgctctgaaactaaaactgctcttaaaaaagtcttcaagaaaaaaaagaaggaagcagtGACACACaatacaacgtggatgaacctccaAAACGTGATGCTCAGGGatggaagccagacacaaagaccacatattgtcaGCTTGCACTTGGGTGAAATGTCCAGCAGATTCACAGGGACAGAAAGCCATCAGGGGCTGccaggggcggggtgggggagcgGTGGGGAGGGACTGCCATTTAGGGCACAGGGTCTCCTGGAGCGTGGAAAACGCTCCGGAACTAGGTAGGGGTGGTGGCTGCACAGCACTGTGCACCCTTCAAAATGGGTAACTTGATGCCATGTGAACCacagctcaataaagctgtaacagaaaggagaagaggaaaagaataaacagaaccCTGCCCGATCTGGTCACTGTCCTGCTCAAAACCCAGTGTGCTTGTGGAAGCCAAGTCCTTACGCGGCCTACTCGAACAGGAGTGACCCGGCTCTCTCCGCCCCCTGGGAGTGGTCCCGGGCGCCCCCAGACATGCTCCCCCGAGGACCCCTCTCTGCATAGGGCCCCTAGCCGCCTGTGTGTGGCTCCCTCCACCTCGGGGTCCCACCCTCCTCCACCGTGCAGGACCATCCTGCCAAGACGGCCCGGCCTCCTGGCCACTGTCAGCTCGGCCTGTCCCCAGGCTTAGGCCCAGGCGAGCGCTTCTGCAGGGGTGCCTGCTGCCCCCCCAGCCCGACGGGGAGGGCCCCGGTGGGTTGTCACCGCCTGGGGGAAGGACTGGTGACGAATGTCGGCGCTGCTCAGGGCGGCGGCCCAGGCTGTGCAGTTTCCTCGGGGTTTGGGTAAAAAGTGAGAGGAACGATTCTGGGCTCGGTCTTCCGTCTCGTGTCCAACGACAAGTGAAAATGCCGGTGGAGAAAAGATGGGGGCTCGGGAGCCGCACCCGGCACACGGGGTTTACACCTGGGTGACACTCCGCCTTTGGGGACGGGGCGGGCAGACAGCGCTGCGGGCTGGCGGGAGGGAGAGCCGAGGAGGGCGGGGACCAGGACTCAGCGTGCAGTGCAGAAGGCGCGCCCCGCCGCAAATCAGGAGGGCTCCAGGGGCGCAGCGCTGGGGGGCCTTCGGCAGGTTCAGCCCGCCCTCGAGGCCCAGCCCCTCAGGGGCCTCCGCCCTATGACCGTCACCTTCGGAGCCCCGCCCCAGAGGCCACGCCCCCACAGTCTCCGCCCTGAGTCCCGCCCtcgaggccccgcccccaggggtTCTCCACCCTATGAGTGTCAGGCTTTGGAGCCCCGCCCCCACAAGCCCCGCCCCTGGGGAGGCGACTCCGCCCCCAGAAGCCCCGCCCCTTGGAGCCCGCACCCGACAGCCCCGCCTCTCAGTCCGCGCCCAGTGAGTTCCAGCCCTCAGGGTCCCGTCCAGTCCCTCAGAGTCTCCCCGCTACGAGTTGCAGCCCACGGAGCCCCGCCCCGACTCCCCACCACCTCAGCCACGCCTCCCTATGCGTGGCCCCTCGGAGTCTCCGCCCCAGAAGGCCCGTCTCTCAGCCACGCCTCCCTATGAGTGGCCCCTCAGAGTCTCCGCCCCAGAAGCCCCGCCCCTCATTCACCCCGCCCTATGAGCCCCGCCCTCGGAGTCTCCGTCCCCAGCAGCCCCGCCCCTCACTCGCCCCGCCGCCGGTCACCTCGGGTCAGCTGCGGCTTCCCAGGGCCCCACTTGACCTCAGGGTGGACCAAGCACACGCGCTGGGCGCCCGCCGGCAGCAGAGGGTCCCTCCTGAGCAGCTCCTCGTCCTCGTCCTCGTCCTCGTCCTCGTCCGCATcttctggctcctcctcctcctcctctcccgctCGGCTTCTCCGGCCATCCGCCCATGGGCCCCGGCCGCCGCCCCCTCGCCCCTCCAGGCCCCCCGGGTCCCCGGGTCTGAAGGCGGCAAGCGCGCGCTCGGGGCAGGGCAGCAGCGGCACCGCGGCCCGCAGAGCCGGGCGGCCGCGAACCACGCGGGGCAGCCAGGCCCCCGGGCGGACGGCGGCCCGCAGGGCCCACATTTCATGTCCGCCCGTCCGCAGTGGGCGGGGCCTCGGGGCTC is from Equus asinus isolate D_3611 breed Donkey chromosome X, EquAss-T2T_v2, whole genome shotgun sequence and encodes:
- the GTPBP6 gene encoding putative GTP-binding protein 6, whose protein sequence is MWALRAAVRPGAWLPRVVRGRPALRAAVPLLPCPERALAAFRPGDPGGLEGRGGGGRGPWADGRRSRAGEEEEEEPEDADEDEDEDEDEELLRRDPLLPAGAQRVCLVHPEVKWGPGKPQLTRAEWQVAEARALVHTLDNWSVVETMVVRTRTPDKKLVFGKGNLEQLTERIRGSPEVTAVFLNVERMSAPTQKELEAAWGVPVFDRFTVVLHIFRCNARTREARLQVALAELPVLRSSLRRDVARLDGPGRGSRYIMGSGESFMQVQQRLLKEKEMKLRRALERLRRKRQLLGRQRRRREFPVVSLVGYTNCGKTTLVKALTGDADIQPRDQLFATLDVTAHAGSLPSRMTVIYMDTIGFLSQLPHGLIESFSATLEDVAHSDLIVHVRDVSHPETELQKASVLSTLRGLRLPAVLLDSVLEVHNKADLVPGYSPAGPHVAVSALLGHGLEELKARLEEAVLRATGRRVLTLRVRLAGPQLSWLHEEAAVQDVHVIPEAGAADVTVIMSHSAYGRFRKLFPQ